One genomic segment of Gammaproteobacteria bacterium includes these proteins:
- a CDS encoding DUF3175 domain-containing protein, whose product MLASPSKRWSQHVTNTSNALDLEEGVFTLADPHEIALSLKRSADHSRRRKVSPFQSAMSMLNFYINRAGRKLPPEQRARLEAAKDELRVLYGRPRHLNKKK is encoded by the coding sequence ATGCTGGCAAGTCCATCAAAACGCTGGTCACAACATGTCACCAACACCAGCAATGCGCTTGATCTGGAGGAGGGTGTATTTACTCTCGCCGATCCGCACGAAATCGCACTGTCACTCAAACGTTCAGCCGACCACAGCCGACGCCGCAAGGTCAGCCCCTTTCAATCGGCGATGTCGATGTTGAATTTCTACATTAATCGCGCCGGACGCAAGCTTCCGCCCGAGCAAAGAGCTCGCCTCGAAGCCGCGAAGGATGAACTGCGTGTACTTTATGGACGGCCGCGCCACCTGAATAAGAAAAAGTAA
- a CDS encoding ABC transporter ATP-binding protein produces MDKYVQLDHVDMVFNTKKGDFIALHDVNVGIEQGQFVSIIGHSGCGKSTVLNLVAGLLEPTAGAMLCAGREIAGPGPERAVVFQNHSLLPWLTCFENVYLAVEQVFAGKENKSQMQKRTHDALALVGLSHAEHKHPREISGGMKQRVGIARALAVEPKVLLMDEPFGALDALTRAHLQDELMCIQAKTKSTVIMVTHDVDEAVLLSDKIVMMTNGPAATVGEILDVNLPRPRDRLALADDARYAWCRTQVLRFLYERQRKPDEKVA; encoded by the coding sequence ATGGACAAATATGTACAACTTGACCATGTGGACATGGTGTTCAATACCAAGAAAGGTGACTTCATCGCGCTACACGATGTCAATGTCGGCATTGAACAAGGGCAGTTTGTTTCCATTATCGGGCATTCTGGTTGTGGCAAATCGACAGTGCTAAATTTGGTGGCTGGACTGCTGGAGCCAACGGCAGGGGCGATGCTCTGTGCGGGCCGCGAAATCGCCGGCCCCGGCCCTGAACGAGCGGTTGTGTTTCAGAATCATTCGCTGTTACCGTGGCTGACCTGCTTTGAAAATGTCTATCTGGCGGTCGAGCAGGTATTTGCAGGAAAGGAAAACAAGAGCCAGATGCAAAAGCGCACTCACGATGCGTTGGCACTTGTCGGATTGTCACATGCCGAGCACAAACATCCACGTGAAATTTCCGGCGGCATGAAGCAGCGTGTAGGTATCGCCCGTGCATTGGCGGTTGAGCCTAAAGTGCTGCTGATGGATGAGCCCTTTGGCGCACTCGATGCATTGACACGGGCACATCTTCAAGACGAACTAATGTGCATTCAAGCCAAGACCAAGAGTACTGTCATCATGGTGACTCATGATGTCGATGAGGCGGTGTTGTTGTCGGACAAGATCGTGATGATGACTAATGGCCCGGCGGCGACCGTGGGCGAGATACTCGATGTTAATTTGCCGCGGCCGCGTGACCGATTGGCGCTGGCGGATGATGCGCGTTATGCCTGGTGCCGGACTCAAGTGCTTAGGTTCCTTTATGAGCGCCAGCGTAAGCCGGACGAGAAGGTGGCGTGA
- the ntrB gene encoding nitrate ABC transporter permease, which produces MSVIPMKVVDNTTVTSLESITAKAQTPTPIVVSVTRPKATWVKPVLHWLLPPVIGLTLFVLVWQLLSQSTPNLPSPGKTWVSAVELFSDPFYRKGPNDQGIGWNILSSLQRVEIGFGLAALIGIPLGFMIGRFKFLNGMLSPIISLLRPVSPLAWLPIGLLVFQAANPASIWVIFISSIWPIIINTAVGVTRVPQDYMNVARVLNLSEWKIMTRILFPAVLPYMMTGIRLSIGVAWLVIVAAEMLTGGKGIGFWVWDEWNNLNVEHIIIAIFVVGIIGLLLEQMLLLMAKRFTYEE; this is translated from the coding sequence ATGAGTGTAATTCCTATGAAAGTGGTAGATAACACGACGGTTACCTCCCTTGAATCAATCACGGCAAAGGCTCAGACGCCGACGCCGATAGTTGTCTCTGTAACAAGGCCGAAAGCGACCTGGGTTAAGCCGGTATTGCACTGGTTATTGCCGCCGGTAATTGGTCTGACACTGTTTGTGTTGGTGTGGCAATTGCTATCGCAGAGTACGCCCAATCTGCCGAGTCCGGGCAAGACCTGGGTATCGGCGGTGGAGTTGTTCAGTGATCCCTTTTATCGCAAAGGGCCCAATGATCAGGGTATCGGCTGGAATATTTTGAGTTCGCTGCAACGGGTGGAAATCGGCTTTGGACTGGCGGCATTGATCGGGATTCCGCTCGGCTTCATGATTGGCCGTTTCAAATTTCTCAACGGTATGTTGTCACCGATCATCAGCTTGCTGCGACCGGTGTCGCCGCTTGCGTGGTTGCCGATCGGACTGCTGGTGTTTCAGGCGGCCAATCCGGCCTCGATCTGGGTAATCTTCATCTCCAGTATCTGGCCGATCATCATCAACACGGCGGTCGGCGTGACGCGTGTGCCGCAGGATTACATGAATGTGGCGCGTGTACTCAATCTCTCCGAGTGGAAGATCATGACGCGTATTCTGTTCCCCGCCGTGCTGCCCTACATGATGACGGGTATTCGCCTCTCAATTGGCGTGGCCTGGCTGGTGATCGTGGCGGCCGAGATGTTAACCGGCGGCAAGGGGATCGGTTTCTGGGTATGGGATGAGTGGAACAATCTCAATGTTGAACACATTATCATCGCTATCTTTGTTGTTGGCATCATCGGCTTGCTGCTGGAACAGATGCTGTTGCTGATGGCTAAACGCTTTACTTACGAGGAGTGA
- the mobA gene encoding molybdenum cofactor guanylyltransferase, whose protein sequence is MRDLITGIVLAGGRGSRLGGADKGLVEYQGRPLVAHVTAALRPQVSRIIIIANRHLDDYAPYGDQVLPDNLADYAGPLAGIHTGLTATITPYALIVACDMPQLPSNVSELMLTALTKRNANLCITRDANGLQPFPMLIEVSMCEKTLERAANEHQAVMKWLDAQIVEVISLDENAKVLNINTRGDLQDC, encoded by the coding sequence ATGAGAGATTTAATCACCGGCATTGTTCTCGCTGGCGGCCGCGGTTCACGCCTTGGTGGTGCTGATAAAGGTCTGGTCGAATACCAGGGAAGACCGCTCGTCGCACACGTCACTGCAGCGTTACGGCCACAAGTTTCGCGCATCATCATTATCGCCAACCGTCATCTTGATGATTACGCCCCATATGGTGATCAGGTATTGCCTGACAACCTGGCAGATTATGCCGGCCCGCTAGCCGGAATCCATACAGGACTGACTGCGACGATCACGCCCTATGCCTTGATTGTCGCCTGCGATATGCCGCAGCTGCCGTCTAATGTTAGTGAACTGATGCTTACTGCATTAACCAAGCGTAATGCCAATCTCTGCATCACGCGTGATGCCAACGGTTTGCAACCGTTCCCCATGCTGATAGAGGTATCGATGTGTGAAAAAACCCTGGAGCGCGCCGCCAACGAACATCAAGCCGTGATGAAATGGCTGGATGCACAGATCGTTGAGGTGATTTCTTTAGACGAAAACGCGAAGGTATTAAATATCAATACGCGGGGAGACTTACAAGACTGCTGA
- a CDS encoding ABC transporter substrate-binding protein, producing MSNNDNEIEKPESLSRRKLIKGAGALLGGAALMGMVPPGIRNAAWAAGSDAPEKTDLTIGFIPLTDCASVVMAATLGLDKKYGIKITPSKEASWAAVRDKLTTGELDASHVLYGLIYGVHLGIGGMKKDMAVLMNLNHNGQAITLANQLKEKGVTDGTSLAKLVKAEPREYTFAQTFPTGTHAMWLYYWLATNGINPFTDVKTITVPPPQMVANMRIGNMDGFCVGEPWNARAIFDNICFTAVTTQDIWTDHPEKVLGTTAEFVQKYPNTTRALIMAVLEASRYIDTMSNRSQVAKVISEKSYVNAPFDVIEDRMLGQYQNGLGKKWQDQNYMKFYNEGTVNFPYLSDGMWFLTQHKRWGLLKTDPDYLAVAKQINQIELYKQAATQVKAPIPKDPMRSSKLIDGTVWDGKNPAQYAAGFKIKA from the coding sequence ATGTCAAATAATGACAATGAAATTGAAAAACCGGAATCGCTATCACGGCGCAAATTGATCAAGGGTGCAGGTGCGCTGCTGGGCGGCGCAGCATTGATGGGTATGGTGCCACCGGGTATTCGCAACGCGGCTTGGGCCGCGGGTTCGGATGCGCCGGAGAAGACGGATTTGACGATTGGTTTTATTCCGCTGACTGATTGCGCCTCGGTGGTGATGGCTGCCACGCTGGGGTTGGACAAGAAATACGGGATCAAGATTACGCCCAGTAAAGAGGCATCATGGGCGGCGGTGCGCGATAAATTGACCACGGGCGAGTTGGATGCATCTCATGTTTTATATGGTCTGATTTATGGCGTGCATCTTGGTATTGGTGGGATGAAAAAGGACATGGCTGTTCTCATGAATCTCAATCATAACGGTCAGGCGATCACGTTAGCCAATCAGCTCAAGGAAAAGGGGGTGACCGATGGTACATCGCTGGCAAAGCTCGTTAAAGCGGAGCCGCGTGAATACACCTTTGCCCAAACATTTCCGACGGGCACGCATGCGATGTGGTTGTATTACTGGTTGGCTACCAATGGCATCAATCCATTTACTGACGTGAAGACCATTACTGTGCCTCCGCCGCAGATGGTGGCCAATATGCGGATCGGCAATATGGATGGCTTCTGTGTCGGTGAGCCATGGAATGCGCGGGCGATCTTCGACAACATCTGTTTTACCGCCGTGACTACACAAGACATATGGACCGATCATCCTGAAAAGGTATTGGGCACAACCGCCGAGTTTGTGCAGAAATATCCCAACACGACACGTGCCCTGATTATGGCGGTGCTGGAAGCTTCGCGTTATATCGATACCATGAGCAACCGCTCGCAGGTTGCGAAGGTGATTTCTGAGAAATCCTATGTCAATGCGCCGTTTGATGTCATTGAAGACCGCATGCTGGGGCAGTATCAGAATGGATTAGGCAAGAAGTGGCAGGATCAAAATTACATGAAGTTCTACAACGAAGGCACGGTGAACTTCCCGTATCTGTCGGATGGTATGTGGTTCCTGACGCAGCATAAACGTTGGGGTCTGCTCAAGACTGATCCTGATTATCTGGCGGTTGCGAAGCAGATCAATCAGATCGAGTTATACAAACAGGCGGCAACACAGGTCAAGGCACCGATACCGAAAGATCCGATGCGCAGCAGCAAATTGATCGATGGCACGGTGTGGGATGGCAAAAATCCGGCGCAGTATGCGGCGGGTTTTAAGATCAAAGCATAG
- a CDS encoding bifunctional protein-serine/threonine kinase/phosphatase produces MSSALTISAAQYSEKGIKKYNEDACGIRVPEGSLLTTKGIAVAIADGVSSAEAGREAAEACIKGFFSDYYSTPESWTVKNSGQKVLGALNRWLYGQGQSSFSSGQGMLTTFSAIIFKSTTAHLFHVGDSRIWRLRGGELQCLTRDHQTWASSEKAFLCRAMGADISIEIDYRSLPVENDDLYLLTTDGVHDYVNDKTLLELCQLHATQPERAARAIATRALENGSHDNVTCQLLAVTSLPDQNEEEFYRHLTELPFPPPLESGQIIDGYKILRELHASKRTQVYLALDTESNEKVIMKTPSVNFEDDAHYIDGFLHEEWVGKRIHSPHVLKVLEPRRRRRFLYYITEYIEGQTLEQWINDHPQADISNVRPLIEQIIAGVRAFHRQEMIHQDLKPGNIMIDMHGIVKIVDFGSTKIAGIQEINTPIEHGELLGTYDYAAPEYFQGYPGTVHSDLYSIGVIAYEMLTGKLPYGGPLSARSLRRVSYIPARHINSEIPAWIDGALEKALHLNPSQRYAVMSEFITDLATPNPTLIKEGQPLLHRNPIAFWRGLSIMLLLINLVLLYLITRK; encoded by the coding sequence ATGAGTTCAGCCCTTACGATCAGTGCCGCTCAATACAGCGAAAAAGGCATCAAGAAGTATAACGAAGATGCCTGCGGTATTCGTGTGCCAGAAGGTTCGTTGCTGACCACTAAGGGCATTGCGGTGGCGATTGCCGATGGCGTGAGCAGTGCCGAGGCAGGACGTGAGGCGGCAGAGGCATGCATCAAGGGGTTTTTCAGCGACTACTACAGCACACCGGAGTCGTGGACGGTAAAAAATTCAGGCCAGAAGGTGCTGGGGGCTCTCAATCGCTGGCTCTATGGTCAGGGGCAGAGTAGTTTTAGTTCAGGACAGGGGATGCTCACCACCTTCAGCGCCATTATCTTCAAGTCCACTACCGCCCATTTGTTTCATGTGGGTGATAGCCGCATCTGGCGGCTACGCGGTGGTGAGTTGCAATGTCTCACCCGTGACCATCAGACCTGGGCCAGCAGTGAAAAAGCATTTCTCTGCCGCGCCATGGGGGCCGACATCTCGATTGAGATCGACTATCGCAGTCTGCCAGTGGAAAACGACGATCTCTATCTGCTCACCACTGATGGCGTGCATGATTACGTTAATGATAAGACATTGCTGGAACTCTGTCAGTTGCACGCCACACAACCGGAACGCGCCGCGCGAGCTATTGCCACTCGGGCACTGGAAAACGGCAGCCATGACAACGTTACCTGCCAGTTGCTTGCAGTGACCTCATTGCCTGATCAGAACGAAGAAGAGTTTTATCGGCATCTCACCGAACTCCCCTTCCCGCCACCGCTGGAGAGTGGCCAGATCATCGACGGTTACAAGATCCTGCGCGAACTGCACGCCAGCAAACGCACGCAGGTCTATCTGGCACTGGATACAGAAAGTAACGAAAAAGTGATTATGAAAACACCCTCGGTAAATTTTGAGGATGACGCGCACTATATCGATGGTTTTTTGCATGAAGAGTGGGTTGGAAAACGCATCCACAGTCCCCACGTACTCAAGGTGCTCGAGCCACGACGACGACGCCGTTTTCTCTACTACATTACTGAGTACATCGAAGGACAGACGCTGGAGCAGTGGATCAATGACCATCCGCAGGCTGATATTAGCAACGTGCGGCCACTCATCGAGCAAATCATTGCCGGTGTGCGCGCCTTTCACCGTCAAGAAATGATCCACCAGGACCTCAAGCCCGGTAACATCATGATCGATATGCATGGCATCGTGAAGATCGTTGATTTTGGTTCAACCAAAATTGCCGGCATTCAGGAGATCAACACGCCCATCGAACACGGCGAACTGCTCGGCACCTACGACTACGCCGCGCCCGAATATTTTCAAGGCTACCCCGGCACCGTGCACAGCGACCTCTACTCCATCGGAGTCATCGCCTACGAGATGCTCACCGGCAAACTCCCCTACGGCGGCCCGCTCAGCGCCCGCTCACTGCGCCGCGTCAGTTACATCCCCGCACGTCATATCAACTCCGAAATCCCCGCCTGGATCGACGGCGCACTGGAAAAGGCGCTGCACCTCAACCCCTCGCAGCGTTACGCAGTGATGTCTGAATTCATCACCGACCTCGCCACGCCCAACCCCACCCTCATCAAAGAGGGGCAGCCATTGCTGCACCGTAATCCGATCGCCTTCTGGCGCGGCCTGAGCATCATGCTGCTGCTCATCAATCTGGTGCTATTGTATCTCATCACCCGCAAGTAA
- a CDS encoding molybdopterin molybdotransferase MoeA yields the protein MDLSCPNHDLNSVEETLDRLLLQASPVIQTEVVSLLDADNRILAKDLIAVTDIPTADTSAMDGYAVRSTDLSGQNQKLKVGIRLPAGSSKITLEPGCAARIFTGAILPTGADAVVMQEYTRTEGDQVLIDTPVTPGQNVRPLGCHVQRNMKVIARGARLRTPHLALAASIGVDHLEVTRRLRVALLSNGDELIAPGNPLPLGKIYNANPYGLQALLKRLNCEVIDYGVIPDRLDAVRDCLLNATQNADLILSNGGMSVGEEDHLRDAVSELGEIALWRVRIKPGKPFAFGRVANTPFIGLPGNPVSAIVTFCLFVRPYLLARQGCRSVVPAAYRAQANFDISKPPERDTYLAVYCKTNSDGQSIVRPHPNQDSAALIALAETDGFAVVPAGKSIANGDPIRFIPFRELMGE from the coding sequence ATGGACCTTTCCTGCCCCAACCACGATCTCAACAGCGTCGAAGAAACACTTGACCGCTTACTGCTTCAGGCCTCTCCGGTTATACAAACAGAAGTCGTTTCGTTGTTAGATGCGGACAATCGTATCCTTGCCAAGGATCTGATCGCAGTCACGGATATTCCTACAGCCGATACCAGCGCAATGGATGGCTATGCCGTTCGCAGTACTGATCTGAGCGGACAAAACCAAAAGCTAAAGGTCGGCATCCGCCTGCCTGCGGGCAGTTCCAAAATCACGCTGGAACCCGGCTGTGCGGCGCGTATTTTCACCGGTGCCATCCTGCCAACCGGTGCTGATGCCGTGGTAATGCAGGAGTACACCCGCACCGAGGGTGATCAAGTTCTGATCGACACGCCTGTCACGCCTGGGCAAAACGTGCGTCCCCTGGGCTGTCATGTTCAGCGCAACATGAAAGTGATTGCACGCGGCGCTCGCTTACGCACCCCGCATCTGGCCCTCGCAGCGTCGATTGGTGTCGATCACCTGGAAGTGACACGCCGACTTCGGGTCGCGCTGCTCAGTAATGGGGATGAACTCATTGCGCCAGGCAATCCGTTGCCTCTTGGTAAAATCTACAATGCCAATCCCTATGGCTTGCAGGCGCTGCTAAAGCGGCTTAATTGCGAAGTCATCGACTATGGTGTCATTCCTGATCGCCTTGATGCAGTCCGCGATTGCCTGCTAAACGCCACTCAAAATGCCGATTTGATTCTGAGTAACGGTGGCATGTCCGTTGGCGAAGAGGATCACTTGCGCGATGCTGTGTCGGAATTGGGTGAGATTGCGCTATGGCGTGTGCGGATCAAACCAGGCAAACCATTTGCCTTTGGCCGTGTAGCAAACACACCATTTATCGGCCTGCCCGGCAACCCCGTTTCTGCCATCGTCACCTTTTGTCTCTTTGTCCGTCCTTATTTGCTGGCGCGACAAGGATGCCGTTCAGTCGTGCCTGCGGCCTATCGAGCACAGGCCAACTTCGATATCAGCAAGCCACCAGAGCGCGATACCTACCTTGCCGTCTACTGCAAAACCAATAGCGATGGTCAATCGATTGTCCGCCCCCATCCCAATCAGGATTCCGCGGCGCTGATCGCCCTTGCCGAGACTGATGGTTTTGCGGTTGTACCTGCGGGTAAAAGTATCGCCAACGGCGACCCGATACGTTTTATTCCGTTCAGGGAATTAATGGGCGAATGA